GTGCAGGGTGAAGGAGAAGGGGATGCCCGAAAGCGCAGAGGCGAGCATGGCCACGGTGCAAGAGCTTTTGGCGATATGGTTGTGCAGATGCGTCGCACCGGTTTCACACAGGTGGCGGGCCAGAACGGCGGATTCGGCGAAGTAAATGAGCTGATAAAGGGTGGATTTGATGCCGCCGGGGGAGGTCTTGAACGCCAGCGCGAGCGTCTTGAAATATCTCGATGGGCTGCGTGCAAGTGCTTGTAAGTGCGTGGATATCAGATGCCGCGGTTTGCGCGTTGCCTCTAGCACATGGAAGGTGCGGGCGGCTTCCTGGCGCTGTTCTTCGCCGACGTGATGTTCGGGGCCGGTGCGGCGCATCGAGCAGGTTTCAACCTTGAGGCCAAGCGCGCGCAGGGCGGCGACTTCGCGTTGTATGAACGTGTCGGTGGCGCGTGGGTATTCGCCAGTGAGATAGGCAATTTGCAGGCTCATTGGCTGGCCTCGACCGCTGTGCGCATGGTGGCTTCAAAGGGTTGGCGCGGGTGCCAGTTGAGATCTTGTTCAGCGCGGGCGTTGGAGTAGCGCTTTTCACCCATACGGGCGCGGAGGGTGCGCGGGTGCAACAGGCCGGGCAGGCGGTTGGCGAGGGGCGGGGCCATGCTGAGAAATTTGCCGACGACGGCGGGGATTTTCCAAGAAAGCGGCAGTTGAAAGCGCGGTGCCGCATTGCCAAGTGCCGCAAGGTAGCGGGTGCGATCGGGCAGGTCGGAGTCAACCAGATTGAGGGCGCGCGGGCTATTCCCGGTGACAGGGGTTTCAGCGGCGAGGACGAGCGCGTCGGCGCAGTTTTCGACGCTTATGGCGGGGATTTCGCCGGGGCCGCCAAGGCGGATCAGCAGCGGGCCGATGCAATGGCCGAGATGGGCGTTCCAGAGGTGATGGGGACCGAACACCGCACCGGGGCGCGCGATCCAGGTCTCACCGTCATAGGCTTTCAGGCAAGCCTCTTGCGCAAGTTTTGCCTGTGCATAGATGTCGCGCGACGTGGGGGATGGATCGAGAGGGGTGTCTTCGGTGATCTCAAACGCATCAGCGTCATAGACGGTGATCGAGCTGACCAGAACCAAGCGGGCGTCGGGGGCGGATTTGCGCATTGCGTTCAGCAGGTTTTCGGTGGCTTTTACGGTGTCGCGCGCCATTGTTTCTGGGTTGCCGCGTAGTGAGGCGGCGGTATGGATCACGGCATCAACGCCTTTGAGTGCGCTGGCAAGTTTGGCCTCATCCTTTGACAGATCGAGCAGGATGCGCGAGACCTCTGGCGCAAAATCGGGGGTGTCGCGGCGTATCAGAGCGCGCACGTGATGGCCGCGTTTGAGGGCGGCGTTGACGCAGGCTGTGCCGATAAATCCGCCCGCGCCGGTTATGGCAATGGTCAGGCCCATGGCATTGGCTCCATCGGGGCTGTGCGCGATTTGATCGCAACCGCACCGGAGGTGCCAGCGTTTTGAATGGCAAGCGTGACTTCGGTGAGGTGCAGCGCGAAATCACCGGCAAGGCGGCTGGGGCGCTGGGCCGCAATGGCGGCGAGCATTTCGGCAGGGCCGAGGGCGAAGTTCATCGAGGCAGCGCCTGTGCGTTTGACCTTGGGGTGGGTTTTGCCCTGAGGCTTGATGCGTTTGCCCATGGGATGTTCGATCAGGCGGCGGCGAATGCGAAAACGGCGGTGAAATTTGACCGGTGCTGTGTTGTCCCAGGCTTCTTTGACTTCGAGATAGCCCGCGTCGCCGATGACACGGATGCGATGATCATGCGGCGCGGTGATCGAACAGGTGAGCCGGGCCACGGGGCCGGTTTCAAAAAACAATGTGGCGACGGAAAAGTCAGGGGTGCCGGAAACGCCGCGCTTGTCAGGCAGCACTTCGGCAGAGGCGGCGACAATGCGGGTGACGGAGCCGAACATGGCGATGAGCCAACTGAGGTAATAGCCCGCATGTTCCAAGGTGCACCCGACCTGAAATTCATCCATGAAGGGCCAGGGCGCGCCAGAGGCAGACCGCCAGTTTTCGATTGGGGCCTGGGGGATGAAGCCGTCATCAAGTTCGGCGTAGATCAGGCGCGGGGTGCCAGCAGTGCCGGTTCTTACCGCCTTGATCAGAAGCTGCGCGCTCTCGCTTAGGACCGAGGACGGCGCGGAGGCGAGTTGCAGGTTTTTCCGC
This window of the Rhodobacteraceae bacterium LMO-JJ12 genome carries:
- a CDS encoding Gfo/Idh/MocA family oxidoreductase, whose amino-acid sequence is MSAVVLVGCGFVADLYMAGLATFPEIRVLGVYDRDPARRAAFANYWKIRTFDTLDETLAALPDDGLVLNLTNPASHGEINRTALAAGKHIFCEKPLSLDLAEAQSLIAVAKRKNLQLASAPSSVLSESAQLLIKAVRTGTAGTPRLIYAELDDGFIPQAPIENWRSASGAPWPFMDEFQVGCTLEHAGYYLSWLIAMFGSVTRIVAASAEVLPDKRGVSGTPDFSVATLFFETGPVARLTCSITAPHDHRIRVIGDAGYLEVKEAWDNTAPVKFHRRFRIRRRLIEHPMGKRIKPQGKTHPKVKRTGAASMNFALGPAEMLAAIAAQRPSRLAGDFALHLTEVTLAIQNAGTSGAVAIKSRTAPMEPMPWA
- a CDS encoding NAD(P)-dependent oxidoreductase yields the protein MGLTIAITGAGGFIGTACVNAALKRGHHVRALIRRDTPDFAPEVSRILLDLSKDEAKLASALKGVDAVIHTAASLRGNPETMARDTVKATENLLNAMRKSAPDARLVLVSSITVYDADAFEITEDTPLDPSPTSRDIYAQAKLAQEACLKAYDGETWIARPGAVFGPHHLWNAHLGHCIGPLLIRLGGPGEIPAISVENCADALVLAAETPVTGNSPRALNLVDSDLPDRTRYLAALGNAAPRFQLPLSWKIPAVVGKFLSMAPPLANRLPGLLHPRTLRARMGEKRYSNARAEQDLNWHPRQPFEATMRTAVEASQ